A part of Antennarius striatus isolate MH-2024 chromosome 21, ASM4005453v1, whole genome shotgun sequence genomic DNA contains:
- the LOC137588785 gene encoding BTB/POZ domain-containing protein KCTD21-like has protein sequence MLNLNSPVDGSNRNALQDPVSLNVGGEFYTTSLDTLTRCRDSMLSAMFTGQIPSLRDDRGNVFIDRDGKLFRYILNYLRSSSLDLPEGFTELALLRREADFFQICPLLEEIHHYEASVPLSCKGGPLGAMVIVHVDSKVRVLHFNLRHGPENYELRTCSVRSFTVDLFCTWRAFLTLLCEHFFYKTSQGPTSPRPCNARQNRLKLEWVPKPEELPQDQYDKQHYRGLAVSDPEVTPSNGITNVQRSPCEITDVQGFVEELLKVSLAEGFKVDLVTPDPADILNCTSLRLVKC, from the exons ATGCTGAACCTCAACTCACCGGTGGATGGCAGCAACAGGAACGCTCTCCAGGACCCAGTTTCCTTAAACGTGGGTGGGGAATTTTACACGACATCCCTGGATACTCTGACGCGCTGCCGTGATTCGATGCTCAGTGCGATGTTCACCGGACAAATCCCCTCGCTCAGAGATGACAGAGGAAATGTTTTCATCGACCGTGACGGTAAATTGTTCAGGTACATCCTAAATTACCTGCGCTCCAGTTCCTTGGACCTGCCGGAGGGCTTCACAGAGCTCGCCTTGTTGAGGAGGGAGGCTGATTTCTTCCAGAtatgccccctgctggaggagaTCCACCACTATGAGGCATCGGTACCTCTGAGCTGTAAAGGAGGGCCGCTAGGAGCCATGGTTATAGTGCATGTTGATTCCAAG GTCCGTGTTCTCCACTTTAACTTACGCCATGGGCCAGAAAACTATGAACTTCGCACGTGCTCTGTACGATCCTTCACAGTTGACCTCTTTTGTACCTGGAGAGCCTTCCTCACTCTGCTCTGTGAGCATTTCTTCTACAAAACCTCCCAGGGTCCCACGAGTCCCCGTCCCTGCAACGCGAGGCAGAACAGGCTAAAACTGGAGTGGGTGCCGAAACCCGAAGAACTCCCACAGGATCAATACGACAAGCAGCACTACCGCGGCCTGGCCGTGTCTGACCCTGAGGTCACGCCTTCAAATGGCATCACGAATGTGCAACGGAGCCCGTGTGAAATCACAGACGTGCAGGGCTttgtggaggagctgctgaaggtGTCCCTGGCTGAAGGATTCAAGGTTGATCTGGTGACCCCTGACCCGGCGGATATTCTTAACTGCACCTCCCTGAGGCTCGTCAAGTGTTAA